The following coding sequences lie in one Haematobia irritans isolate KBUSLIRL chromosome 3, ASM5000362v1, whole genome shotgun sequence genomic window:
- the ND-24 gene encoding NADH dehydrogenase ubiquinone: MLANCATKTLQYVRGSVRAIATSAMQRSDNLFVHRDTPEDNPDIPFEFTPENKKRVEAILSIYPEGHKRGAMIPLLDLAQRQYGWLPISAMHKVAEILGLPNMRVYEVATFYTMFMRKPTGKYHIQVCTTTPCWLRGSDEILETCKKTLNIGVGETTKDMKFTISEVECLGACVNAPMVAINDDYYEDLTAKDMQNILADCKADRVSPPGPRNGRFASEPKGEPTSLTEEPKGPGFGLQPGL; this comes from the exons atgcTTGCCAATTGCGCAACTAAAACCTTGCAATATGTG CGCGGCAGTGTACGTGCCATCGCTACATCGGCCATGCAACGCAGTGACAATTTGTTTGTCCATCGTGATACTCCCGAAGACAATCCAGACATCCCATTCGAATTCACCCCAGAAAATAAGAAG CGTGTGGAAGCCATCTTAAGTATCTATCCTGAGGGTCACAAGCGCGGTGCCATGATTCCCCTTTTGGATTTGGCCCAACGTCAATATGGTTGGTTGCCAATTTCGGCCATGCATAAAGTAGCTGAAATCTTGGGTTTGCCAAATATGAGAGTTTATGAAGTAGCCACTTTCTACACAATGTTTATGCGCAAACCTACCGGTAAATATCATATTCAAGTTTGTACCACAACACCATGCTGGTTAagaggatccgatgaaattttggAGACATGCAAG AAAACCTTAAATATTGGTGTTGGTGAAACTACTAAAGATATGAAATTCACCATTTCCGAAGTCGAGTGCCTCGGTGCTTGTGTCAATGCTCCCATGGTTGCTATTAATGATGATTATTAT gaAGATTTAACTGCTAAggatatgcaaaatattttggCCGATTGCAAGGCCGATCGTGTTTCTCCCCCTGGACCCCGTAATGGCCGCTTTGCCAGCGAACCTAAAGGTGAACCCACATCATTGACTGAGGAACCAaaaggtccaggttttggtcttCAACCCGGTCTCTAA
- the LOC142229747 gene encoding uncharacterized protein LOC142229747, protein MRNSVILLCLALAACLANTQAASYRRGDKISEHFKQLDLPPEEIDPNVAPLDSMNEVIFDNEVLDQAEEQSAAAAELATEDSIIEEVGQSVATTPAAVASAPVTNAPAATTAAAATEATTTPVKGEDESVLAKYCKCSGNHCDCCRAFNLPFIPIKGPGCARMSYLGNEKMSVSLKYGDLTLITRTVSSKRARPICVGLPGGYSQFCGRIYGLSRASENFKACLGFELRADDEVEAALRVSCFKFGPEGLKVAEAEPLPSEANKQQEDDDDDDIFGFAAGGDDEDDDEDDYDEENDDEEEADDDEEADTDYADDDAEVDEAPADADYGGFSLAGLLAELDDDDEDETKPSSTPATAIAAAASPVAATATDAATRNADAAQSKDEKGTESTDATQMMDDSVAASTIETSETPASENTSETTGKTKKAKKAKKNKKKKAADAEGGFAYELLNGLLDFFN, encoded by the exons ATGCGAAACTCTGTAATTCTCCTTTGTTTGGCATTGGCGGCATGCCTTGCAAACACACAAGCGGCGTCTTATCGACGTGGCGATAAAATTTCTGAACACTTCAAACAATTGGATTTGCCACCCGAGGAAATTGATCCTAATGTAGCACCACTCGATAGTATGAATGAAGTGATTTTCGATAACGAAGTCTTAGATCAAGCTGAGGAGCAATCAGCTGCTGCTGCTGAATTAGCTACAGAAGATTCAATCATTGAAGAAGTTGGACAATCTGTAGCTACAACACCGGCAGCTGTTGCATCTGCTCCCGTTACCAATGCCCCGGCCGCTACAACAGCAGCAGCGGCAACAGAAGCCACCACTACCCCAGTGAAGGGTGAAGATGAAAGCGTTTTGGCTAAATACTGCAAATGTTCGGGTAATCATTGTGATTGTTGTCGTGCCTTCAATTTGCCCTTTATCCCCATTAAGGGACCCGGTTGTGCCCGCATGAGCTATTTGGGTAATGAGAAAATGTCGGTTAGTTTGAAATATGGTGATCTTACCTTAATCACCAGAACTGTTTCAA GCAAGAGAGCCCGCCCAATTTGTGTAGGCCTTCCTGGTGGTTATTCCCAATTCTGTGGCCGCATTTATGGACTATCCAGGGCTAGTGAGAACTTCAAGGCTTGCTTAGGTTTCGAATTACGTGCTGATGATGAGGTAGAAGCTGCTCTTCGTGTATCCTGTTTCAAATTTGGCCCAGAAGGCTTGAAAGTTGCCGAAGCCGAACCTTTGCCCAGTGAGGCCAATAAACAACaggaagatgatgatgatgatgacatttTCGGTTTTGCAG CTGGTGGTGATGATGAAGACGATGACGAAGATGATTACGATGAGGAAAATGATGATGAAGAGGAGGCCGATGatgatgaagaagctgatacaGATTATGCCGATGATGATGCCGAAGTTGATGAAGCTCCAGCTGATGCTGACTATGGTGGTTTCAGTTTGGCCGGTCTCTTGGCAGAattagatgatgatgatgaagatgaaACTAAGCCAAGTTCGACTCCAGCAACTGCCATTGCGGCTGCTGCTTCACCTGTTGCTGCTACAGCCACCGATGCCGCCACAAGAAACGCCGATGCAGCTCAAAGTAAAGATGAAAAAGGCACTGAATCCACAGATGCCACTCAAATGATGGATGATAGTGTAGCAGCTTCAACGATTGAAACCAGTGAAACTCCTGCCTCGGAAAATACCTCCGAGACTACGGGGAAAACGAAAAAAGCCAAGAAAGCAAAAaagaataagaaaaagaaaGCTGCTGATGCTGAAGGTGGCTTTGCCTATGAACTCTTGAATGGCTTACTGGATTTTTTCAACTGA